In bacterium, one genomic interval encodes:
- a CDS encoding sodium-dependent transporter has protein sequence MKARDQWGSRLGVILAVAGSAVGLGNFLRFPVRAVANGGGAFMVPYLIALIVLGIPLAWVEWTLGRYGGQHSHGSGPGVYHRLTKGRPWAKYLGVVTIFIPLTINFYYVFIEGWTLAFSFFAATGTWDDAIARGEMDKFLNGFVGAESNAYFDGPWTAITVFLIVFLLNYWVIFKGIRKGIEYLARIGMPILLACAFVLVVRVLTLGTPDSVHPDWNVGNALGFMWNPDWSRLASARVWIEATGQIFFTLSVGMGAIMAYASYLRSRDDVTLSALTAASTNEFTEVVLGGSIAIVAAATFFGAAGAAEIANSGAFSLGFITMPYVFAQMGAGGIMGFLWFFLLFLAGVTSSVSLIQPLITFLKDELNIGHGRAIVLVACANLLITGFLIGTMRWGTLDEMDFWAGSVLPVISALVMVLIFAFFLGINKGFIEMHRGAEIRVPGIYKYIIKYVMPVYLIALLVFWGIQDWWPTATMQSITDPTQALMIGITRGIMFVILLFLLYLIYRAHRLGRFPKLTGGDE, from the coding sequence GTGAAGGCACGCGATCAATGGGGATCGCGATTGGGCGTGATCCTCGCCGTCGCCGGAAGTGCAGTCGGGCTTGGGAATTTCCTCCGTTTTCCGGTACGGGCTGTCGCCAACGGCGGCGGAGCCTTCATGGTCCCCTATCTCATCGCATTGATTGTTCTGGGTATCCCCCTCGCCTGGGTCGAGTGGACCCTGGGCCGGTACGGCGGTCAACACTCCCACGGCAGCGGTCCTGGAGTATACCACCGCCTGACCAAGGGCCGTCCGTGGGCGAAGTACCTCGGTGTTGTCACCATCTTCATCCCCCTGACCATCAACTTCTACTACGTGTTTATCGAAGGCTGGACACTGGCCTTCAGCTTCTTTGCGGCCACCGGTACATGGGACGATGCCATCGCCCGCGGCGAGATGGACAAGTTCCTGAACGGTTTCGTGGGGGCCGAATCGAATGCCTACTTCGATGGGCCATGGACGGCGATCACCGTATTTCTGATCGTGTTTCTCTTGAACTATTGGGTGATTTTCAAGGGGATCCGCAAGGGAATCGAATACCTGGCTCGAATCGGAATGCCCATCCTGCTGGCCTGTGCCTTCGTGCTGGTCGTGCGGGTCTTGACTCTCGGCACTCCCGATTCCGTCCACCCGGACTGGAACGTGGGCAATGCGCTCGGCTTCATGTGGAATCCCGACTGGTCGCGACTGGCTTCTGCGCGGGTATGGATCGAGGCCACCGGACAGATCTTCTTCACTCTGTCGGTGGGAATGGGTGCGATCATGGCCTACGCGAGCTACCTTCGGAGCCGCGACGACGTGACGCTCTCCGCTCTGACGGCAGCGTCTACCAATGAGTTCACTGAAGTGGTCTTGGGCGGGAGTATCGCCATCGTCGCCGCCGCCACGTTTTTCGGTGCAGCCGGAGCGGCCGAGATCGCCAATAGCGGAGCTTTCAGCCTCGGCTTTATTACCATGCCCTATGTGTTCGCGCAGATGGGAGCGGGCGGCATCATGGGATTCCTGTGGTTCTTCCTTCTCTTCCTGGCCGGAGTCACCTCCTCCGTCTCACTGATCCAGCCGCTGATCACGTTCCTGAAGGATGAGCTGAATATCGGGCATGGCCGGGCGATTGTGCTGGTGGCCTGCGCGAATCTCCTCATCACCGGCTTCCTGATCGGAACCATGCGCTGGGGAACCCTCGACGAAATGGACTTCTGGGCGGGCAGCGTTCTCCCCGTCATATCGGCACTCGTAATGGTCCTGATCTTTGCTTTCTTCCTCGGCATTAACAAGGGCTTCATCGAGATGCACCGGGGTGCGGAAATCCGAGTGCCCGGTATCTACAAGTATATCATCAAGTACGTGATGCCGGTATATCTGATCGCTTTGCTCGTCTTCTGGGGAATCCAGGACTGGTGGCCGACGGCCACGATGCAAAGTATTACGGATCCGACTCAAGCCCTGATGATCGGTATCACCCGCGGGATCATGTTTGTCATCCTTCTGTTTTTACTGTACCTCATCTATCGGGCGCACCGGTTGGGCCGATTTCCGAAACTCACTGGAGGTGATGAATGA
- a CDS encoding GNAT family N-acetyltransferase, translating into MHGRPSVPADKMKQDFSLFVRDYAFTPDSEIYFAESPAGEYAAQIWLHIIRNVFNRQLEMWIWDITVAEPFRRRGIGRALLDFAQSRAQERHCAELWLLVSSANAEALRLYKSEGMRAAGHLMMRGLTDRGLPPAVDMFHQIADIRPLRPSDLTSLYRLWDRASLPYRPHGRDREDQLARHLSAAAPGGWGSFAGETLACAAIVSQDGRKGWIERLATDPDFRRTGLAKAVIAAARQGLKEAGALVIGALIEAENTASIRLFEACDFKHNPNIGYFTWRENPDD; encoded by the coding sequence ATGCACGGTAGACCGAGCGTTCCGGCCGACAAGATGAAGCAGGACTTCTCGCTGTTCGTGCGGGATTATGCCTTCACTCCCGATAGCGAGATCTACTTCGCTGAATCGCCTGCAGGAGAATACGCGGCTCAAATCTGGCTTCACATAATCCGCAACGTGTTCAACCGCCAGCTCGAAATGTGGATCTGGGACATCACTGTGGCCGAACCCTTTCGCAGGCGGGGTATCGGGCGGGCACTGCTCGATTTCGCACAATCAAGAGCTCAAGAGCGGCATTGCGCAGAGCTTTGGCTGCTCGTTTCTTCAGCCAATGCGGAAGCTTTGAGACTCTACAAGTCTGAGGGAATGCGTGCAGCCGGGCATCTCATGATGCGTGGTCTAACCGATAGGGGTTTACCTCCGGCTGTTGATATGTTTCATCAAATAGCCGACATACGGCCACTTAGACCATCTGACTTAACCAGTTTATACCGGCTGTGGGATCGCGCGAGTCTACCCTATCGGCCCCACGGTCGGGATCGCGAGGATCAGTTGGCAAGGCACCTCAGCGCAGCCGCTCCGGGCGGTTGGGGTTCCTTTGCCGGAGAAACCCTTGCTTGTGCGGCGATTGTAAGTCAGGACGGTCGGAAAGGTTGGATAGAACGACTGGCCACCGATCCCGACTTCCGTCGGACGGGACTGGCCAAGGCTGTTATTGCGGCCGCCCGTCAGGGACTGAAAGAGGCTGGAGCACTGGTAATCGGAGCACTCATCGAGGCTGAGAATACTGCCAGCATACGGCTATTTGAGGCCTGCGACTTCAAGCATAACCCGAACATCGGCTATTTCACTTGGCGGGAGAATCCCGATGATTGA